From Xenopus laevis strain J_2021 chromosome 7L, Xenopus_laevis_v10.1, whole genome shotgun sequence, one genomic window encodes:
- the LOC108695880 gene encoding extracellular calcium-sensing receptor, giving the protein MTSSHRRVKPGLRGGTPTQRRKRGRRPRWPLDHQDSTSCMKCPEDMRANEAKLGDVNGLVFSEYIFFKGSYKSPYPPNSKTLCLDWLLILSWAIYRSNGDPGCKLPSENLKFYEKDGDIIVGALIPVHLEPSNIKVYFTTKPSMGKCNKLSIFCYLHVLAMVFAIHEINENPEVLPNVTLGFRIYDSCFNEMQAVDGVLQLLSGTERAIPNYICEKKSSMLGLIGDLQSSNSVAVARILGLYRFPQISFGSALAYLSDKINFPSFLRTVISDKIQPFYFNMLMIHFNWTWIGILASDNDFDLYDSELLRKDIEAAGICVAFLMRISAQHTRDQTLSILQVIKKSTATVVVLYCSMPELIPFMKVASEETITGKVWIASGSVITSPIFSYKEFWRTLNGTVGLKLPLTIIPGFGKFLYSIHPSLYPNDIFMKLFWEASFGCLWPNETPVNGSFYCTGQESLNTLKLQGYNEAASGYAILVYNAVYTLAHGINNMISCRSEFPCLNLSRLDLWKIWQYVKIVKVKNTAGQELAFDENGDLISSLEYVNWQAFPNGETQFVNFATEEEFPESHIVLSNNTIFWSGGYTEAPTSICSESCPPGYRKAPRKGQPVCCFDCILCSEDEFSNETDSTSCMKCPEDMWANENHNGCWMRNLEFLSFKELLGGTLATVSVLGSLLPLSILAIFMKNSETPVVKSNNRNLSYLLLFSLFFCYLCALMFIGRPITITCILRQFIFGISFVMCISCILGKTMMVVIAFNLTQPKSNRRMWLNSGVTNTLVLVCTAIQVIICAGWLAHSPPFEYQDNKSKMGTIIVECNKGSPTGYSCTMGYMGFLATLCFVVAYLSRKLPGSFNEAKLITFSMLIFGAVWISFIPAYLSTTGKYMVAVEVFAILSSSSGLVACIFLPKVYIIILKPEKNKR; this is encoded by the exons atgacgtcatcacaccggcgTGTAAAACCCGGACTCAGAGGAGGAACACCCACGCAGCGGCGTAagcgtggcaggcgtccccgctggccactagaccaccagg ATTCAACAAGTTGTATGAAATGCCCTGAAGACATGCGGGCAAATGAAGcaaaattaggggatgtaaatGGATTAGTCTTTAGCGAATACATATTCTTCAAAGGCAGCTACAAAAGTCCTTATCCACCCAATAG TAAAACGCTGTGCCTGGACTGGCTGCTGATACTGAGCTGGGCTATttacaggagcaatggggatccAGGCTGCAAGTTGCCATCAGAAAATCTGAAGTTTTACgaaaaagatggagacattatTGTTGGAGCTCTTATCCCTGTGCATCTTGAACCAAGTAACATTAAAGTCTATTTCACTACAAAGCCCTCAATGGGGAAATGTAACAA gcTATCAATTTTCTGTTATCTACATGTACTTGCCATGGTCTTTGCTATTCATGAGATTAATGAGAATCCAGAAGTTCTGCCAAACGTTACACTGGGCTTCCGTATATACGACTCCTGCTTTAATGAAATGCAGGCTGTTGATGGAGTTCTACAGCTTCTGTCCGGGACTGAAAGGGCAATTCCTAATTACATTTGCGAGAAAAAATCTTCAATGTTGGGTTTAATTGGAGATCTTCAGTCTTCCAATTCTGTGGCTGTGGCAAGAATTTTAGGACTCTATCGATTTCCTCAG ATCAGCTTTGGGTCAGCGTTGGCCTATTTAAGTGATAAAATCAATTTTCCCTCTTTTCTGCGCACTGTAATAAGTGATAAGATACAgcctttttatttcaatatgctgatgATCCATTTTAACTGGACCTGGATAGGAATTCTGGCTTCTGATAATGATTTTGACCTGTATGACAGTGAACTCCTGAGAAAAGACATTGAAGCAGCTGGGATTTGTGTGGCCTTTTTAATGCGGATATCTGCCCAACACACCAGAGATCAGACACTCTCTATTCTCCAAGTCATCAAGAAATCAACAGCCACAGTTGTGGTACTTTACTGCTCAATGCCAGAACTAATCCCTTTTATGAAAGTCGCAAGTGAAGAAACTATAACTGGAAAGGTCTGGATTGCGAGTGGCAGTGTTATCACTTCTCCTATATTTTCCTATAAAGAGTTTTGGAGAACATTAAATGGTACTGTTGGACTAAAGCTCCCTTTAACAATAATCCCTGGTTTTGGAAAATTTCTTTATAGCATTCATCCATCTTTATATCCCAATGATATTTTCATGAAATTATTTtgggaagcaagttttggttgtttgtGGCCCAATGAAACACCAGTCAATGGATCATTCTATTGTACAGGGCAGGAAAGCCTTAACACATTAAAACTCCAAGGTTATAATGAAGCAGCGTCAGGATACGCCATTCTTGTCTACAATGCAGTTTATACACTGGCCCATGGTATCAACAATATGATTTCCTGCAGATCTGAATTTCCATGTTTAAACTTAAGTAGACTGGATCTGTGGAAG ATTTGGCAGTATGTAAAGATTGTGAAGGTAAAAAACACTGCTGGTCAAGAGTTGGCCTTCGATGAGAATGGGGACCTGATATCTTCACTTGAGTATGTGAATTGGCAAGCTTTTCCCAATGGTGAAACACAATTTGTCAATTTTGCAACTGAAGAAGAATTTCCTGAGAGTCATATTGTTCTAAGTAACAACACTATATTCTGGAGTGGAGGTTACACAGAG GCACCAACATCTATATGCAGTGAGAGCTGCCCTCCAGGATACAGAAAGGCACCACGGAAGGGACAGCCTGTCTGCTGCTTTGACTGTATCTTATGCTCAGAAGACGAGTTTAGCAATGAAACAG ATTCAACAAGCTGTATGAAATGCCCTGAAGACATGTGGGCAAATGAGAACCATAATGGCTGCTGGATGAGGAACTTGGAATTTCTGTCTTTTAAAGAATTATTAGGGGGCACCTTGGCTACTGTCTCAGTACTAGGATCTCTCCTTCCTCTCAGCATTCTAGCAATCTTTATGAAAAACTCAGAAACTCCAGTTGTGAAATCTAATAACCGGAATCTCAGTTACCTGCTtctcttttcactttttttctgctaTCTCTGTGCTTTAATGTTCATTGGTCGTCCCATTACTATAACCTGTATCCTCAGGCAGTTTATATTTGGCATCAGTTTTGTCATGTGCATTTCGTGTATCTTGGGAAAGACAATGATGGTGGTGATCGCCTTCAACCTCACCCAGCCAAAGAGCAACAGAAGAATGTGGTTGAATTCTGGAGTAACTAACACCCTGGTGCTTGTGTGCACAGCTATACAAGTGATTATATGTGCTGGGTGGCTTGCACACTCTCCTCCTTTTGAATACCAAGACAATAAATCTAAGATGGGCACCAttattgtggaatgtaacaaggGATCACCAACAGGTTATTCATGCACAATGggatatatgggatttttagctaCTCTGTGCTTTGTAGTGGCTTATTTGTCGAGAAAATTACCAGGCAGTTTCAATGAGGCCAAACTgatcacctttagtatgttgATATTTGGAGCTGTTTGGATCTCCTTCATCCCAGCCTACCTCAGCACTACAGGGAAGTACATGGTGGCAGTGGAAGTGTTTGCTATTTTATCATCAAGCAGTGGATTAGTGGCATGTATATTTTTGCCAAAGGTCTATATCATAATtctaaaaccagaaaaaaacaagaga
- the LOC108695881 gene encoding extracellular calcium-sensing receptor codes for MVFAINEINENPELLPNITLGFRIYDSCFNEMQAVNGALQIMSGGEKPIPNYICDMKSKVAGLVGDIQSSSSVAVARILGLYRIPQISYGSALAYLSDKINFPSFLRTTLNDKVIPYYFNMLMIHFNWTWIGILASNNDFDLYDSELLRKDIEAAGICVAFFMRISVQHTRDQTLSIIQAIRKSTATVVVLYCSMLELIPFMRVATEVNITGKVWVASGSVMTSPIFSYKEFWRILNGTVGVKSPLIIIPGFGKFLYSIQPSLYPKDIFMKSFWEAGFNCLWANGSHNVPNSTSNGTIYCSGQENLKYLANQGYHERASVFSIRVYNAVYSLAHGINTMLSCRSELLCLNISRLDPWKILQYVKRVKVKNTAGQELAFDENGDQIFNLEYVNWQALPNGETKYVPFATLEEFPESHIVTSDNTVFWSGDYTQAPTSKCSTSCPPGYRKAPQKGQPGCCFDCILCSENEFTNETDSTSCIRCPKDMWTNEKHTVCWLRTLEFLSYNEILGGTLATISIVGSLLPLSILAIFIRNSETPIVKANNRSLSYLLLFSLCFCSLCALMFIGHPITITCILRQFIFGISFVMCISCILGKTMMVVIAFNLTQPKSNRRMWLNSGVTNTLVLVCTAIQVIICAGWLAHSPPFEYTDNESKMGVIIVECNKGSPVAYSCTMGYMGFLATLCFVVAYLSRTLPGSFNEAKLITFSMLIFGSVWISFIPAYLSTTGKYMVAVEIFAILSSSSGLVTCIFLPKVYIIIMRPEMNKKDRNIFIKKDQS; via the exons ATGGTCTTTGCTATTAATGAGATTAATGAGAATCCAGAACTTTTGCCAAACATTACACTGGGCTTCCGTATATACGACTCCTGCTTTAATGAAATGCAGGCTGTTAATGGAGCGCTACAGATTATGTCGGGTGGGGAAAAGCCGATTCCTAATTATATTTGTGACATGAAATCTAAGGTGGCTGGTTTAGTAGGAGATATTCAGTCTTCCAGTTCTGTTGCAGTGGCAAGAATTTTGGGGTTGTATCGAATTCCTCAG ATAAGCTATGGGTCAGCATTGGCCTATCTAAGTGACAAAATAAACTTTCCTTCTTTTTTGCGCACTACTTTAAATGACAAGGTGATTCCttattatttcaatatgctgatgATCCATTTTAACTGGACCTGGATAGGAATTCTGGCTTCTAATAATGATTTTGACTTGTATGACAGTGAGCTCCTGAGAAAAGACATTGAAGCAGCTGGGATTTGTGTGGCCTTTTTTATGAGGATATCAGTCCAACACACCAGAGATCAGACACTATCCATTATCCAAGCCATCAGGAAATCAACAGCCACAGTTGTGGTACTTTATTGTTCAATGCTTGAACTAATCCCTTTTATGAGAGTAGCAACTGAAGTAAATATAACTGGAAAAGTGTGGGTTGCCAGTGGCAGTGTCATGACTTCTCCCATTTTTTCATACAAAGAGTTTTGGAGAATATTAAATGGTacagttggagtgaaatcaccttTAATAATAATCCCAGGATTTGGAAAATTCCTTTACAGTATTCAGCCATCTTTATACCCAAAGGATATATTCATGAAGTCATTTTGGGAAGCAGGTTTTAATTGTTTGTGGGCTAATGGAAGTCACAATGTGCCTAATTCAACATCTAATGGAACAATTTATTGCAGTGGCCAAGAAAATCTTAAATATTTAGCAAACCAAGGTTATCATGAAAGAGCATCAGTATTTTCTATTCGTGTTTACAATGCTGTCTATTCACTGGCCCATGGTATTAACACTATGTTATCCTGCAGATCAGAATTACTGTGTTTAAACATCAGTAGGCTGGACCCATGGAAA ATTTTACAATATGTAAAGCGTGTGAAAGTAAAAAACACTGCTGGCCAGGAGTTGGCCTTTGATGAGAATGGGGACCAGATATTTAACCTTGAGTATGTGAATTGGCAAGCACTGCCCAATGGTGAAACAAAATATGTACCTTTTGCAACATTAGAAGAATTTCCCGAGAGCCATATTGTTACAAGTGACAACACTGTTTTTTGGAGTGGAGACTACACACAG GCACCAACATCTAAATGTAGCACCAGCTGCCCTCCAGGATACAGAAAGGCTCCACAGAAGGGACAGCCTGGCTGCTGCTTTGACTGTATTTTATGTTCAGAAAATGAGTTTACAAATGAAACAG attcAACAAGCTGCATCAGATGTCCCAAAGACATGTGGACAAATGAGAAACACACTGTCTGCTGGCTTAGGACCTTGGAATTTCTGTCATATAATGAGATTTTAGGGGGCACCTTGGCTACTATCTCAATTGTGGGATCTCTCCTTCCTCTCAGCATCCTggcaatttttataagaaactcaGAAACTCCTATTGTTAAAGCAAATAACCGGAGTCTCAGTTACCTCCTCCTGTTTTCTCTGTGTTTCTGCTCTCTCTGTGCTTTAATGTTCATTGGACATCCCATTACTATAACCTGTATCCTTAGGCAATTTATATTTGGGATCAGTTTTGTCATGTGCATTTCATGTATCTTGGGAAAGACAATGATGGTGGTGATCGCCTTCAACCTCACCCAGCCAAAGAGCAACAGGAGAATGTGGTTGAATTCTGGAGTAACTAACACCCTGGTGCTTGTGTGCACAGCTATACAAGTGATTATATGTGCTGGGTGGCTTGCACACTCTCCTCCTTTTGAATACACAGACAATGAATCTAAGATGGGGGTCATTATTGTGGAATGCAACAAGGGATCTCCTGTTGCTTATTCGTGCACAATGGGATATAtgggttttttggctactttatgTTTTGTGGTTGCTTATTTGTCAAGAACATTGCCAGGCAGTTTCAATGAGGCCAAACTgatcacctttagtatgttgATATTTGGATCAGTTTGGATCTCCTTCATCCCAGCCTACCTCAGCACCACAGGGAAGTACATGGTGgcagtggagatatttgccattttGTCTTCAAGCAGTGGATTAGTCACATGTATATTTTTACCCAAGGTCTACATTATTATTATGAGACCTGAGATGAACAAGAAAGAccgaaatatatttattaaaaaagatcaATCCTAG